The Natronoarchaeum philippinense genome includes the window GGCCTCGCCCTTGGTGCGGATCATCGCCGCGCCCTCGTCGATCCGGCGCAGCGCTTCTTGGAGGTTCCGGGCGCCACAGACGAACGGCGAGGTGAACTCGCGCTTGTCGATGTGGTAGCGGTCGTCGGCGGGCGTCAGCACTTCGGACTCGTCGATCATGTCGACGCCGGTGGCTTCGAGAATCTGGGCCTCCTTGGTGTGGCCGATCCGGGACTTGCCCATCACTGGGATCGACACCTCGTCGATGATCGACTCGACGTCGGCGGGGTCGGCCATCCGCGCGACGCCGCCGCGCTTGCGGATGTCGGCGGGGACGGCTTCGAGAGACATCACGGCGACCGCGCCGACGTCCTCGGCGATGCGGGCCTGCTCGCGGTTGACCACGTCCATGATGACGCCGCCCTTCTGCATCCGGGCGAAGCCGCGCTTGACGAGGTCGGTGCCGCGCTTGAGATCCTCTAGATCGGTCTCCTCTGGCATACTCGCGTGTTAGGACTCACCCACTTAACGCGTTTCGTTGTCGCGGCGACGACTCGACGCCAGACGGCAGACCGGACCGACGCCGCGCCCGCTACTGCCGCAGAATCGCCATCGCCATCGGCCCCGACACGAACAGCGACAGGAAGACGAACAGCCACCCCAAGAAGTACAGCACCACAACGTTGAGGCCGACGATCGTGAGGAGGGCGACGAACTTCTGGCCGAGACTCATCATGCGTGTGTGCCGATTCGTCCCGACTGACAAGTGCTTTCCGCAGGGGCGGGTACCACCCGACAGCCAGCCGGAACCGCTATCGTTTTGAGCGCGTCCGAAAATCCATAGACGATGCGAACGACTCCCGAACGCGACAGGTTGCCGCGGTGGCTCGCTCCGGTCCCCGACGCCGTCGAGGATCTCGGACTCCGGTTCGTCTGGGTAGTCGTGGCGATCAACCTCGTCGGGACCGCCTTCGGTTTCTGGTTCTACGCCTTCGAGACGGGCCAGTTGCTCGACACGCAACTGGTCATGTGGCCGTGGGTCCCCGACAGCCCCGCCGCGACGCTGCTTGCAGCCGGTGCCTTCGCCTCGTGGGCCCGCGGAAATCGCCGGGAGTGGCTCAGCGCACTGGCCTTCTTCGGCAACGTGATTCTCGGCCTTTGGACGCCGTACGTCCTGCTCGTGTTCGCCGACACGTACCTCGCGTACCAACACCCCGCGATGTACCTCTTCTTGTTCTTCAGCCACCTCGCCATGGTGGTGCAAGCGCTGGTGATCTACCGGATCAGCGACTTCCCGCCCGAGGCGGTCGGCGTCGCCGTCGCGTGGTACGGGCTCGACCTCGTCGTCGACTTCTTCGTCCCCGTCGTCGGCGAGCCCCACCACACGATCATTCCCGTCGAGCGCTCGACGCCGATGTGGCTGGGGGCCGACGCGCTCGATGTCGTCGCCGCGGGCGCGGTGGCGTTCACGCTGCTGGCGACGTATCTCTCGCTGGCGATCCGCTCGAAGAAGCTAGAGCGCCGGCAGTCAGGATCAGGGAGCGGCTGAACCGTCCGGGTCGCTCAGCGCGTAGCCGAAGCCGACCAGAAACGCCCCACAGAGCGCGATTACCGGGAGCAGCGGCGCCGACGGCGTCCCGCCGCGGACGACGGCGATCGCCGAGAGGATGGCCGCCGCGCCAGCAGCGCCGACCGCCACCGCGGCGGCGCGACGCCGCAATGCGACGCCCAGCAAGGGCAAAAATGCGACGGCGGCGACCAGCGCGCCGACTGGCCATCCGCCGGGGTCGACGACTACGTCGATCGCCAGCCACGCGAGAAGGGCGCCGACAGCCGGACCGGTCGCAGCACCAAGCGTGAGCGCGTTGCCGGACGGCGCTGCTGACTTGTCAGTGGCCATGATCGAAGCGACGGCGCCACCGAGCAAAAAATTTTGCACGCGATGCGGATTGTAGCTGTCGACGAGCGGCTGACGCTCAGTTCTGAACGACGACGACCAGCTCGTCGGCCTCGATCATCTCGCCCTCGCCGGCGTAGGTGCGTTCCTCGCGCACCTCGAACAGGTCCGCGCCGAGTTCCTCGTCGGCGACGTGGAGCGCGCCGTCGTCGAGTTCGTACTCGCCACTCTCTAGGGCGGCGTCGATCTCGCCGACCTTCTCGCCGTACTTCGGCCCGACCTGCGAGTAGTCGAGGCTGATCTCGGCGATTTCGGTCGTCACGTCGGCTGCCTCGTCGAACGCGTCGAGTTCCTCGACGTGCATCACGTCGCGGACGACGTCCTCGAACCCGTCGATGCGGCCGTACACCTCGACGCGGTCGAGTTCGGCGTTGAGCGCGAGCTGGTGCTCGCTCTTGTATCGGCGGAGCGCGCCGATGACTTCGAGCGCCGTCTCGCCGGATGCGAGGTCGGCGTCGTAGCCCGACGGCGTCGGCCAGTCGCGCAGGTGGACGCTGTCGTCGTCGGTCGACTCGTCGGCGTACAGCGACTGCCAGATCTCCTCGGTGATGTGGGGCAGCAGGGGAGCGAACAGCTCGACGAAGCGCTTGTGAGCGGTCTGCAGGGCGTAGGCCGTCGACTGGCTGTCCTCGCTGTCGAGGCGCTGCTTGGCGATTTCGAGGTAGTCGTCGCAGAACGTGTTCCAGAAGAACACGCGCAGTTCGTTGCGCGCCTTCGAGATCTGGTAGTCCTCTAACTTCTCGGTGAGGCTCCCGATCACGGCGTCTTGGCGGGCCAGCAGCCACTCGTCGATCGGGTCCAGTTCGTCGGGCTCCTCGACGGCGCCGTCGGGCGTGAGCTGGTCGACCAGCTTCGAGGCGTTCCAGAGCTTGCGCAGCAGCTTCTCGCCGGTGACGAGATCCTGTTCCTTGAACGGGAAGTCGTCGCCGACCGACGCGCTGGCGGCCCAGTAGCGGATCGCGTCGACGGGGTATTCCTCCATCACGTTCTCGGGGTCGACGACGTTGCCCCGCGACTTGGACATCTTCTCGCGGTTCTCGTCCAAGACGTGCCCGTTGATCAGCGTCGCGTCGAAGGGCACCTCGCCGGTGTGCTCGTAGCACTTGACAATCGTGTGGAACAGCCAAAAGGAGATGATGTCGTGGCCCTGCGGGCGCAGGTCGAAGGGGTAGAGTTCGGGGTGATCCATCGAGAACGCCTCGTCCTCTGCGTCCCAGTCCCAGCCGGCGTTGATCAGCGGCGTCAGCGAGGAGGTCGCCCACGTGTCGAAGACGTCCTCTTCTGCCTCGAACTCGTCGTGGCCACACTCGGGGCAGGCGTCGACCGGCGGCTCGTCAGAGAGCGGATCGACCGGCAGGTCCGCCTTGTCGGCCATGACTGGCTCGTCGCAGGACTCGCAGTACCACACCGGGAACGGGATGCCCGAGTCGCGCTGGCGCGAGATCAGCCAGTCCCACTCTAGGCCCTCGATCCAGTGTTCGTACCGGGTGAACATCTTCTCGGGGTACCAGTCCATCTCCCGGCCGGCATCGAGGTACTCCTCTTTGTGGTCGAGGATCTCGACGTACCACTGCTTGGAGACGCGGTACTCGACGGGCGTGTCACAGCGCTCGTGGACCTGCACGGCGTGGGAGATCTCCCAGCGGTCCCGAAGGTCGCCGGTTTCTTCCAAATCCTCGACGATGGCCTCGCGGGCCTCCTCGGTCGACATGCCCTCGTAGTCGCCGGCCAGATCGGTCATCGTCGCGGACTCGTCGATCGCCACGCGCAGGGGGAGGTCGTGGGCCTGATACCACTCGATGTCCTTCTGGTCGCCGAACGTACAGCACATCACGACGCCGCTGCCTTTCTCCATGTCGACGCGCTCGTCGGCGATGATCGGCACCTCGTGGCCGAAGATCGGGACGCGCGCGGACTCGCCGACGAGATCCTGATTGTCCTCGTCGTCGGGGTGGACGAACACCGAGACGCAAGCGGGGATCAGCTCGGGACGGGTCGTCGAGATGACGAACTCGTCGCGGGGAGCGTCGTCGCCGACAACGTCGAACGCGATGTCGTTGAAGTGCGAGCCGCGCTCGTCGTCTTCCATCTCGACCTGCGAGATCGCCGTCTCGCAGTCGGGACACCAGATCGCTGGCGCCTTCTTGCGGTACTCGCGGCCCTTCTCGTAGAGATCGAGGAAGGAAAGCTGGGAGACGCGCTGGACGCGCGGTTCGATCGTCTTGTACGTGTGATCCCAGTCGATCGAGCAGCCCAGCGACTGCATCTGGTCGGTGAAGGCCGCCTCGTAGTCCTGACAGACCTCGCGGCACTTCTGTTGGAACTCGCGGCGCTCGAACTCCTGATGGCGAATCCCGAGATCGCGCTCGGTCAGGCGTTCCGAGGCGATGCCGTTGTCGTCGTAGCCGAAGGGAAAGAGCACGTCGCCGTCGTACATCCGCTGGAAGCGGGCGGCGAAGTCTTGGAGCGTGTGACCGTAGAGATGCCCCATGTGGAGGCTGCCCGACACCGTCGGCGGCGGCGTGTCGATGGCGTAGGTGGTGTTGGGGTCCTGCTCGGGGTCGCCCTCGTAGGCGTAGGTCTCGGCCTCGACCCAGTGGTCCTGCCACTTGGGCTCGACCGCGTCGGCGTCGTAGCCGCCGTCGAGGCCGTCTCCAGCCTGCTCGTCGCCGTCAGCGCTCATGCTCTCACCGCCCGCGACGGGCGTCGTCGATACCTGCTCGTGGCGTCGTGTCTGTCGTACATACTGATCGTTGGTCTCTGAATGCCGGTCGGGTGCAATACATCCGTCGAAACGGGAGGAGAGATAGGGGCTAGGACGCCCCTACGAAAACGCCGTGCGAGCCGTCGTGCCCACGCGGATCGACAGCGGTGACGGACATACCTACGCGTACCGGCGCGCGGATCTTAGGGGTTTCGAGAGCGTGGCGAAGCCACACAGCGGCGTCACGCGGCGTCGAGGCGCAACACGGCCAGCGCGTCGTTTCGGTATCGCACCTCGGCGTCGAGATACTCCGCGAGTCGGTCGACGTGCGCGCGGTCGTCCTCGTCGTCGAGACGGAGCGAGATGCGCTCGTAGTCGTCGAGCGCGCGCTCGCCCTCCATCACCAGCGAAAATAGCTCGCGGGGCGCGACGGGGTCGCCGTCGTCGAGGCGTTCGGCGATGCCGTCGAGTCGGGCCTCGACGGTCGTCTCGACGTCGAACTCCACGTCGACGGTGACGTTGGCCGACTGCTGGTCGATGCCGTAGGCGCGCTCGGCGCCCTCGATCGCCGGGACGAGCGCGCGCTCGAAGTCGACGCCCTGCTCCTTGAGCCCGATGTAGGCAAACGAAAGCATCGCGGTGATGCCGTCGAGGAACGTCTCTTCGTCGGTCGCGCGCTCGAACACCTGCCTGCGATCCCTCCGGTCGAGCGAGTGAACGAGTAGGTCGAAGTCGACGATCCCCTCTCGGATTCGATCGCGGATGCGCGCCTCGGCGTTGCGCTTTGACTGTTCGTGGCTCATCTCGGCCTCGCCGAGCAGGTAGGCCCGGTCGGCGGGCGTGAGGATGCCGCGGTCGCGGTCGATGTCGGTGTTCATAATCTAAATCCGATTATACACAGTCGGATACCATCCGAACGTATATCAGTGCTGGGATGTCACCCCGAGGTATGTACGATCCCGCGGACCGGCGTCGAGGCGAACTTGGGGAAACGAGGCGACAACTCGACGGCACGCCCGTAGACGGTGAGCGAGCACGAACCGCCGACGGTCCGCGGACAGCGAGCCGATGAACCGGGGACCGGTCGATCGGTACGCCGACGCGCTGGTCGAGCACAGCCGGCTCGTGATCGTCGTCCTGCTGGCCGCGACGCTGATCGTCGGAGCCGGGGCGGCGCTGGGGGACGCCGGCGACGGCGGCATCGGCCAGTTCGAGACCGAGTCCGAGGAGCGGGCCGCGCTCGACGAGATCGAAGCGACCTACGGCACCGACGACGCCATCGTCACCCAGATCGTCGTCCGCGACGAGGGCGGCGACGTGCTGACGAAGGAGTCGCTGCTCGACGGGCTGGAACTCCAACAGGAGCTGCGGACCGACGACTCGATCAACAGCACGCTCCAGGCCGAGAGTCCGGTCGTCGGCGTCGAGAACGTCGTCGCCACGGCGGCGTACTACGAGGAACAGGCCGGGGCGGGCAACCAGACGAACGCCAGCGCCGCCGGGCCGCCGACGATCGACCAGCAGATCGCGGCGCTGTCCTCGCGGTCCGACGCCGAAGTGGAGTCCTTGCTCGACCGCGTCCTCGATCCCGAGACCGAGACGCGCGGCGGCGACCCCTACCAGTTCCTGCCGTCGGACTACCAGCCCGGCTCGACCACCGCCGACGCCCGGATCACGTTCGTGTTCCAGACCACCGGCGAGGAAACCAGCCAGCAGGCGGCCTACGACGCACAGCTTGCGATCGACGCGCTGGTCGAGGAGCGGTTCGACGACGCGTTCGTCTTCGGGCAGGGGATCACCGACGACGCGTCGACTCGCGCCGTCGGGGACAGTTTCACCATCATCACGCCCGTCGCGCTGGTGCTGGTGCTCGGGGTGCTTGCGATCGCCTACCGGGACGTCGTCGACGTGCTGATCGGCGTGTTCGGCATCGCCGTCGTGATGGTCTGGCTCGCGGGGATACAGGGCTGGCTGGAGATCCCCTCCAGCCAGTTGCTGATCGCGGTCCCCTTCCTGCTGATCGGGCTGAGCATCGACTACTCGCTCCACGTCGTGATGCGGTATCGTGAGGCCAGAGAGGGCAATCTCGATACCGACGACGGATCGACCGGCCGGCGCGATCCGACCACGGCGATGCGGATGGGCGTCGCCGGCGTCGCGGTCGCGCTGGCGGCGGCGACGTTCTCGACGGGGATCGGCTTCCTCTCGAACTACGTCAGCCCGCTGGTGGCGATTCAGGACTTTGCGCTGTTGTCGGCGGGCGGCATCCTCGCGGCGTTTATCGTGTTCACCGCGCTGGTGCCGGCAGTAAAAGTAGAGGTCGAGCGCCTGTTCGATCGGTTCGGCCGAGAACGCCGGAAACCGGCCGTCGGCGTCTCCAGCGGGCGGATCAACCGAGCGCTCTCCGCGGCGGGCTCGCTCGCCCGACGGGCGCCGATCGGCATCGTCGTCGTCGCGGTGGTGTTGGCGTCGGTGGGCGCCTACGGCGCGACCGGCATCGACACCGAGTTCAACCGCACCGACTTCCTGCCCGAGGACGCCCCCGACTGGGCCGAATCGCTGCCCGGACCGCTCGCGCCCGGCGAGTTCGACGTGCGCCAGAACGCCGAGTACCTCGGCGAGAACTTCCGCCAGCGCGGGCAGGGCGCCGAGGCACAAGTGCTGATACGTGGGTCGGTGACCGATCCAGCCGCCCTGACGGCGATCGAGAGCGCCACCAGCCAGAGCGACCCGAACGACGCGCTGGCCGACCGGCCGGGCGGCGCCGTCGCGGCCGAGACACCGGTGACGGTGCTCCGTTCGGTCGCCGCCGAAAACGAGTCGCTGGCGGCCGCGATCGACGCCCGCGATAGCGATGGCGACGGACTCCCCGACGAGGACGTTGCGGGCGTCTACGACGTGCTGTTCGACGTGGCGCCCGAGCAGGCCGCCGGCGTACTCTATCGCACGGACGGCGGGGACTACGAGTCCGCCCGGCTGACGGTCGGCGTGCAGGGCGACGCCTCCGCTCAGACTGTCGCAGACGACGTGCGCGCGTTCGCGGCGTCGATTGAGGCCAACGCCCCGGTGACGGCCGTCGCCACCGGCGGACCCGTCGTCACGGCGGTGCTGCAGGACGCCCTGCTGGAGACGCTGATTCAGGCGCTGGCGGTCACGATCGTCGTGATCGGCGTCTTCCTGACCGGGCTGTACTGGTGGCGTCACGGCACGCCCGAGATGGCCGCCGTCACGCTCGCGCCGGTCGTGCTCGCGCTGGCGTGGCTGCTGGGCACGATGGCGCTGTTCGACGTGCCGTTCAACAGCGAAACGGCCGTCGTGACGAGCTTAGCAATCGGACTGGGCGTCGACTACAGCATCCACTTCTCCGAGCGCTTCGTCGACGAACGCAGGCGACGAGACGACGCCGACGAGGCGCTGGCGGCGACCATCGCCGGCACCGGCGGCGCGCTGCTCGGAAGCGCCGCGACGACGGCGATCGGCTTCGGCGTCCTCGCGCTGGCGCTGGCGCCGCCGCTCCAGCGCTTTGGCATCGTGACGGGACTGAGCATCATCTACGCCTTCGTCGCCTGTATCACGGTGCTGCCGAGCCTGCTGGTGCTCCGCGAGCGCGCGCTCGAACGCTTTACCAGCCACGGGAGCGCGGCCAGCGGCGACTGATCGCGGCCGGCAGGTTTCCAACCTAACATTCAACAGACCGGCGCCGGACCAGTCGAGTGATGGTCCGGTTCGAGAACTGGTTCGATTACTACGCGCTGGTCTGCGGCGTGCTGTCGCTGTGTGGCGCCGCCGTCGCCGTCTATGGAATGACCGAGGGAGCGACGATGACGATCGTCGGGGGGTCGGTGCTGGTCGGTGGCGCCGGCGCCGCGCTGCAGGTGGGTCTCACTCGTTACGACGCCGACGACTGATCGCGCCCGTGCGCTACCTTCATCACGCTCGGTTCGCTACCGGCACCTGATGGATCTCGAGGAGGCAGGACGACGGGCCGCCGCGTACGACTCCGTGCTCGGCGCGGTGCTCGTCGTCGTGTATCTGCTCACGGTCACGGTGGTCGGCGGGGCGCTCGCCGGCGATCCGACCGCCACGACGCCGATCGTCTCCGACGCCGTCGCGCTGGTGCTGGTCCTCGATGCCTATCGCCGGGACAGGCTGTGGGGGCTCGGCGTCTCGCTGGTCGTCGCCCT containing:
- the pdxS gene encoding pyridoxal 5'-phosphate synthase lyase subunit PdxS produces the protein MPEETDLEDLKRGTDLVKRGFARMQKGGVIMDVVNREQARIAEDVGAVAVMSLEAVPADIRKRGGVARMADPADVESIIDEVSIPVMGKSRIGHTKEAQILEATGVDMIDESEVLTPADDRYHIDKREFTSPFVCGARNLQEALRRIDEGAAMIRTKGEAGTGDVNQAVHHQRNIKGAIRKLEGMTHEEREKWAREHEAPADLVHETAEMGRLPVVNFAAGGIATPADAALMMHHGCDGIFVGSGIFGAEDPEAMGTAVVEAVNNWDDPEALAEISSNIGSGMKGDANADLPEEEQLQDRGV
- a CDS encoding DUF1405 domain-containing protein; this encodes MRTTPERDRLPRWLAPVPDAVEDLGLRFVWVVVAINLVGTAFGFWFYAFETGQLLDTQLVMWPWVPDSPAATLLAAGAFASWARGNRREWLSALAFFGNVILGLWTPYVLLVFADTYLAYQHPAMYLFLFFSHLAMVVQALVIYRISDFPPEAVGVAVAWYGLDLVVDFFVPVVGEPHHTIIPVERSTPMWLGADALDVVAAGAVAFTLLATYLSLAIRSKKLERRQSGSGSG
- a CDS encoding valine--tRNA ligase — translated: MSADGDEQAGDGLDGGYDADAVEPKWQDHWVEAETYAYEGDPEQDPNTTYAIDTPPPTVSGSLHMGHLYGHTLQDFAARFQRMYDGDVLFPFGYDDNGIASERLTERDLGIRHQEFERREFQQKCREVCQDYEAAFTDQMQSLGCSIDWDHTYKTIEPRVQRVSQLSFLDLYEKGREYRKKAPAIWCPDCETAISQVEMEDDERGSHFNDIAFDVVGDDAPRDEFVISTTRPELIPACVSVFVHPDDEDNQDLVGESARVPIFGHEVPIIADERVDMEKGSGVVMCCTFGDQKDIEWYQAHDLPLRVAIDESATMTDLAGDYEGMSTEEAREAIVEDLEETGDLRDRWEISHAVQVHERCDTPVEYRVSKQWYVEILDHKEEYLDAGREMDWYPEKMFTRYEHWIEGLEWDWLISRQRDSGIPFPVWYCESCDEPVMADKADLPVDPLSDEPPVDACPECGHDEFEAEEDVFDTWATSSLTPLINAGWDWDAEDEAFSMDHPELYPFDLRPQGHDIISFWLFHTIVKCYEHTGEVPFDATLINGHVLDENREKMSKSRGNVVDPENVMEEYPVDAIRYWAASASVGDDFPFKEQDLVTGEKLLRKLWNASKLVDQLTPDGAVEEPDELDPIDEWLLARQDAVIGSLTEKLEDYQISKARNELRVFFWNTFCDDYLEIAKQRLDSEDSQSTAYALQTAHKRFVELFAPLLPHITEEIWQSLYADESTDDDSVHLRDWPTPSGYDADLASGETALEVIGALRRYKSEHQLALNAELDRVEVYGRIDGFEDVVRDVMHVEELDAFDEAADVTTEIAEISLDYSQVGPKYGEKVGEIDAALESGEYELDDGALHVADEELGADLFEVREERTYAGEGEMIEADELVVVVQN
- a CDS encoding efflux RND transporter permease subunit, producing MNRGPVDRYADALVEHSRLVIVVLLAATLIVGAGAALGDAGDGGIGQFETESEERAALDEIEATYGTDDAIVTQIVVRDEGGDVLTKESLLDGLELQQELRTDDSINSTLQAESPVVGVENVVATAAYYEEQAGAGNQTNASAAGPPTIDQQIAALSSRSDAEVESLLDRVLDPETETRGGDPYQFLPSDYQPGSTTADARITFVFQTTGEETSQQAAYDAQLAIDALVEERFDDAFVFGQGITDDASTRAVGDSFTIITPVALVLVLGVLAIAYRDVVDVLIGVFGIAVVMVWLAGIQGWLEIPSSQLLIAVPFLLIGLSIDYSLHVVMRYREAREGNLDTDDGSTGRRDPTTAMRMGVAGVAVALAAATFSTGIGFLSNYVSPLVAIQDFALLSAGGILAAFIVFTALVPAVKVEVERLFDRFGRERRKPAVGVSSGRINRALSAAGSLARRAPIGIVVVAVVLASVGAYGATGIDTEFNRTDFLPEDAPDWAESLPGPLAPGEFDVRQNAEYLGENFRQRGQGAEAQVLIRGSVTDPAALTAIESATSQSDPNDALADRPGGAVAAETPVTVLRSVAAENESLAAAIDARDSDGDGLPDEDVAGVYDVLFDVAPEQAAGVLYRTDGGDYESARLTVGVQGDASAQTVADDVRAFAASIEANAPVTAVATGGPVVTAVLQDALLETLIQALAVTIVVIGVFLTGLYWWRHGTPEMAAVTLAPVVLALAWLLGTMALFDVPFNSETAVVTSLAIGLGVDYSIHFSERFVDERRRRDDADEALAATIAGTGGALLGSAATTAIGFGVLALALAPPLQRFGIVTGLSIIYAFVACITVLPSLLVLRERALERFTSHGSAASGD